Proteins co-encoded in one Xiphophorus couchianus chromosome 16, X_couchianus-1.0, whole genome shotgun sequence genomic window:
- the crebbpb gene encoding CREB binding protein b isoform X3, translating into MADNLLDAGPPTAKRPKINSPISGSDGPDLVSLLDLENDLPDELILNGELGNGPSANCGPSGMPPGLNSAIPDAASKHKQLSELLRPGSSSILGGALNSGSPQQGGMVPSQLGAVLGKGPLGQGSPNHQSPQGQKGVSTGQGNGVLGFNQTMLNSGQGHGVMGQVGQVMNGAMGPAGRGRPGPGMQYQGQAMQGTQGGAGPGVGGSVLAETLTQGGPQMCAPHTMNAQQAGNMNKMVMSGAPFGQQYGQAGVQQMGTAGVNAQQLQNKTALSNNLPPFPADLKGAGNVPNMAQMQQQVTSMGMVPGAGGVSGGPTADPEKRKLIQQQLVLLLHAHKCQRREQANGEVRACTLPHCRTMKNVLNHMTHCQAGKSCQVAHCASSRQIISHWKNCTRHDCPVCLPLKNASDKRNQQPMLNSPGASLQNAISTVGPGLPSATAINSAPTHIDPSSMQRAYAALGLPYGNHSPAQVQGQGPAQQNPQAHQQLRNMNSLGTNQMNQIGGLGSHSSDQTGLLSDSSLPSSLNNRQLLPDGSEVEGMGNLPAATPLSASGVRKAWHEHVTQGLRSHLVHKLVQAIFPTPDPAALKDRRMENLVAYARKVEGDMYESANSRDEYYHFLAEKIYKIQKELEEKRRSRLQKQPIMVGAPGPQQPGMAQPNSMGPAQAVRPPNGPATMPNMPNQMMNRMQVDQGINQFNPMAMQNAQMPQAPMGARAPSPMSHPQQMNMNSVMGMSPSRMPPNQGMMGNHANSMTQPATQGQYLQQGQYPGAAGGAMNVNIGMGQTMPQAAVAQQQQTSNLPLNALGSQLPSGPTTQPTRGTPPPPSISQQQQQQQHAPTQAQVPQQPSTPGSAVGHPSTPTHIPSSLPRPPAAMSTPPDSSQPLTPLQPPSEPPSQMQQPTSVQPQHPSTPLSQAAAGIDNRVPTPGSVAELSSLQALPDITSSEVKSEVKEEEEEEDSKSGKKQNDVKMEDDETKPSLVKKEETDAAEPKQEPMETDEKKPEVKVEPKEEEDGASTSTSATSTAQNRKKIFKPEELRQALMPTLEALYRQDPESLPFRQPVDPMVLGIPDYFDIVKNPIDLSTIKRKLDTGQYQEPWQYVDDIWLMFNNAWLYNRKTSRVYKYCTKLAEVFEAEIDPVMQVLGYCCGRKYEFSPQTLCCYGKQLCTISRDSTYYSYQNSSPKYGLIADRYHYCEKCFNEIQGNSVNLGDDPAQPQTKISKDQFEKKKNDTLDPEPFVECKDCGRKMHQICVLHYDVIWPSGFVCDNCLRKSGKTRKENKFSAKRLQTTRLGTYIEDRVNKYLKRQNHPEAGEVFVRVVASSDKTVDIKPGMKSRFVDSGEMMANFPYRTKALFAFEEIDGVDVCFFGMHVQEYGSDCPFPNTRRVYISYLDSVHFFKPRVLRTAVYHEILIGYLEYVRKLGYVMGHIWACPPSEGDDYIFHCHPPDQKIPKPKRLQEWYRKMLDKAFAERIIHDYKDIFKQATEDRLTSANELPYFEGDFWPNVLEESIKELEQEEEERKKEENTASSETTEGVQADSKNAKKKNNKKTNKNKSSVSRSNKKKPGMPNVANDLSQKLYATMEKHKEVFFVIHLHSGPVINTLPPIMDPDPLLTCDLMDGRDAFLTLARDKHWEFSSLRRCKWSSMCMLVELHNQGQDRFVYTCNECKHHVETRWHCTVCEDYDLCINCYNTKGHEHQMVKWGLGIDDDSNSQSGEASKSPQESRRLSIQRCIQSLVHACQCRNANCSLASCQKMKRVVQHTKGCKRKTNGGCPVCKQLIALCCYHAKHCQENKCPVPFCLNIKQKLRQQQLQHRLQQAQMMRRRMATMAGRGMPMPSPPTSAAPETPTSVQQPNTPQTPQPMPNHPQQQQPPPNPGNMGQGFPSNGRSSQPSTPVPQGKPGPQSSPLHQQLSPMPNMPHQQQAPPPQQPQQQQQQLLAAMKVAQQIEMAAKAKQQQQQGYAMNGMPMNQSRMMNPIQNQMQMMPGPRGPQVMQTVSQGQWGVGMQNAQGHQPLVPPQQGPMASQQAQGTPMSQQSPLMQRPMMPQQSGPQMPGVMPPQGPPQQGMTPQQQPNMPRVMPGNITPSAVQELLHTLKSPSSPQQQQQVLTILKSNPHLMAAFIKQRAAKYQASQAVPQQQQQQQQQQVQQQQQVQQQNPQVLLGSQPGMQAMAAMNQMQRTGMAPQQQPPQLVGPQGMPPMGPQGQLMNTAQNGSPQYHRQLLRMQQMQQQGAMPQGHSQFPTQQQGPPGFSQLRAHQQMAMQGGSGPMGSVPPMSQMGQPGMGMEGIPNHLKQRMLQHQMMKQQMGSPGQANPMSPQPHLLQGQGQTAAHLSGQTMANTLGNQVRSPAPVQSPRPPSQQAPHSGSSPRIQPQPSPQHGALHSSSPHPSLGPMSGSMDQGHMGTPEQSAMLPQLNTPNRGGLSNDMNMVGDTTGDTLERFVEGL; encoded by the exons ATGGTGATGTCAGGAGCTCCGTTCGGCCAGCAGTATGGTCAGGCCGGGGTGCAGCAGATGGGGACAGCAGGGGTCAATGCCCAACAACTCCAGAACAAGACGGCCCTTTCTAACAACCTGCCCCCATTCCCTGCTGACTTAAAGGGAGCTGGGAATGTGCCAAACATG GCCCAGATGCAGCAGCAGGTAACATCGATGGGTATGGTCCCGGGGGCTGGCGGCGTATCTGGAGGGCCGACTGCCGACCCCGAGAAACGAAAACtcattcagcagcagctggtccTGCTGCTCCACGCACACAAGTGCCAACGGCGGGAACAGGCCAATGGAGAAGTGAGGGCCTGTACTCTGCCTCACTGCCGCACCATGAAGAACGTACTCAACCACATGACTCACTGCCAAGCTGGCAAGTCTTGCCAGG tGGCTCACTGTGCATCATCCAGGCAGATCATCTCTCACTGGAAGAACTGTACACGACACGACTGCCCCGTCTGCTTGCCTTTAAAGAATGCAAGTGACAAGAGAAATCAGCAGC CCATGTTGAACTCTCCCGGAGCCAGCCTGCAGAATGCCATCAGTACAGTCGGACCCGGCCTGCCGAGCGCCACAGCCATCAACAGCGCTCCCACACACATTGACCCCAGCTCTATGCAGAGGGCTTACGCAGCTCTGGGCCTCCCATATGGGAACCATTCCCCTGCTCAGGTCCAGGGTCAGGGTCCGGCTCAGCAGAACCCCCAGGCACACCAGCAGCTACGAAATATGAACTCACTCG GCACTAATCAGATGAACCAGATAGGAGGCCTGGGTAGCCATTCCTCCGACCAGACGGGCTTGCTCTCCGACTCCTCGCTCCCCTCTTCGCTCAACAA CAGGCAGCTACTGCCAGATGGATCAGAGGTAGAAGGTATGGGAAACCTCCCCGCTGCCACCCCTCTCTCTGCTTCAGGGGTAAGAAAGGCCTGGCATGAACACGTGACTCAGGGCCTGCGCTCTCATCTGGTGCACAAACT AGTACAAGCCATATTCCCGACCCCAGACCCTGCAGCTCTGAAGGACAGGCGAATGGAGAACTTGGTGGCTTACGCACGCAAAGTTGAGGGAGACATGTATGAGTCAGCAAACAGCAGG GATGAGTACTACCACTTCCTGGCAGAAAAAATTTACAAGATCCAGaaagagctggaggagaagagACGCTCGCGTCTGCAGAAACAGCCCATCATGGTGGGCGCTCCCGGACCCCAGCAGCCTGGTATGGCTCAGCCCAACAGCATGGGCCCTGCACAGGCCGTTCGACCTCCAA ATGGACCTGCAACAATGCCCAACATGCCAAATCAGATGATGAACCGTATGCAGGTGGATCAAG GAATCAATCAGTTTAACCCAATGGCGATGCAGAATGCACAGATGCCTCAGGCACCCATGGGAGCGAGGGCTCCTTCCCCAATGAGCCATCCGCAGCAGATGAACATGAATTCTGTG ATGGGCATGTCTCCATCCAGGATGCCCCCGAACCAAGGCATGATGGGTAATCATGCTAATAGCATGACTCAACCAGCCACCCAAGGCCAGTACCTGCAGCAGGGTCAGTATCCTGGTGCTGCAGGTGGAGCCATGAATGTGAATATAGGCATGGGTCAGACTATGCCACAGGCTGCCGTTGCACAG caacaacAAACCTCTAACCTCCCTCTGAATGCACTGGGCTCCCAGTTGCCCTCTGGACCCACCACCCAACCCACCCGGGGCACCCCCCCTCCACCCAGcatcagccagcagcagcagcagcagcagcatgctCCCACACAGGCCCAGGTGCCGCAGCAGCCCTCCACTCCTGGCTCTGCAGTAGGACACCCCTCTACCCCAACCCACATTCCAAGTAGCCTTCCTCGCCCCCCTGCAGCTATGAGCACTCCCCCTGACTCCTCCCAGCCTCTGACACCCCTGCAGCCTCCCTCTGAGCCCCCCAGCCAGATGCAGCAGCCCACCTCTGTGCAGCCTCAGCACCCTAGTACACCG TTGTCCCAGGCTGCTGCCGGTATTGATAACAGAGTACCCACTCCTGGCTCTGTGGCTGAACTGAGCTCCCTGCAGGCCCTGCCTGACATAACCAGCTCTGAGGTCAAATCCGAAGtcaaagaggaagaagaggaggaggacagcaagtctggaaaaaagcaaaatgatgTAAAGATGGAA GACGATGAAACCAAACCCTCCCTGGTGAAGAAGGAGGAAACGGATGCAGCAGAACCAAAGCAGGAACCCATGGAGACGGACGAGAAGAAGCCAGAGGTGAAGGTGGAACCCAAAGAAGAGGAGGACGGTGCGTCCACCAGCACATCAGCCACTTCCACTGCTCAGAACCGCAAGAAAA TTTTCAAGCCAGAGGAACTGAGACAAGCACTGATGCCCACTCTTGAGGCCCTCTACAGACAAGACCCCGAGTCCCTACCCTTCAGGCAACCTGTAGACCCCATGGTGCTCGGCATTCCT GACTACTTTGACATAGTGAAGAACCCCATCGACTTATCCACCATCAAACGCAAGCTGGACACGGGTCAGTACCAGGAGCCGTGGCAGTATGTGGACGACATCTGGCTCATGTTCAACAACGCCTGGCTGTATAACCGCAAAACGTCACGCGTCTACAAGTACTGCACCAAGCTGGCCGAGGTGTTCGAAGCAGAGATTGATCCCGTCATGCAGGTTCTGGGCTACTGCTGTGGCAGGAAG TACGAGTTTTCACCTCAGACGCTTTGTTGCTACGGCAAACAGTTGTGTACCATCTCCAGAGACAGCACCTACTACAGCTACCAGAACAG TTCACCCAAATATGGCCTTATTGCCGACAGGTATCACTATTGTGAGAAGTGCTTCAATGAGATCCAGGGCAACAGTGTGAACCTGGGGGACGACCCGGCACAACCGCAGAC GAAAATATCTAAAGATcagtttgaaaagaagaaaaatgatacgTTGGACCCTGAACC gTTTGTTGAATGTAAAgactgtggaagaaaaatgcaTCAGATCTGTGTGCTGCACTATGATGTCATTTGGCCCTCTGG CTTCGTGTGTGACAATTGCCTGAGAAAATCGGGAAAAACAAGGAAGGAGAACAAGTTCTCAGCAAAAA GGTTGCAGACTACAAGGTTGGGGACGTACATTGAAGACAGAGTAAACAAGTACTTAAAAAGGCAGAACCACCCAGAAGCTGGTGAAGTGTTTGTGCGAGTTGTTGCCAGCTCTGATAAAACTGTGGATATTAAGCCTGGCATGAAGTCTAG GTTTGTAGACTCAGGTGAGATGATGGCGAACTTCCCTTACAGAACCAAAGCACTTTTTGCATTCGAGGAAATCGACGGCGTGGACGTTTGTTTCTTCGGCATGCATGTACAGGAGTATGGCTCAGATTGCCCTTTTCCAAACACAAG ACGGGTTTACATATCATACCTCGACAGTGTTCACTTCTTCAAGCCACGTGTGCTAAGGACTGCAGTGTACCACGAGATCTTGATAGGCTACCTGGAGTATGTGAGGAAACTTGG GTATGTAATGGGTCACATTTGGGCCTGCCCACCAAGTGAAGGAGATGATTATATTTTCCACTGCCACCCTCCGGACCAGAAGATCCCTAAACCCAAAAGGCTGCAGGAGTGGTACAGGAAGATGCTTGACAAGGCGTTTGCAGAGAGGATCATTCATGATTACAag gACATTTTCAAGCAGGCAACAGAAGACAGGTTGACCAGTGCCAACGAGCTGCCATACTTTGAGGGCGACTTTTGGCCTAATGTGCTGGAGGAGAGCATCAAGGagctggagcaggaggaggaggagagaaagaaggaggAGAACACTGCCTCCTCGGAGACAACAGAG GGAGTCCAGGCTGACAGCAAGAATGccaaaaagaagaataataagAAAACCAACAAGAACAAGAGCAGCGTCAGCCGATCCAATAAGAAGAAGCCTGGCATGCCAAATGTAGCCAATGATCTGTCTCAAAAACTCTACGCCACCATGGAGAAACACAAGGAG gtgTTTTTTGTAATTCACCTCCATTCGGGGCCTGTCATCAACACCCTCCCACCTATCATGGACCCCGACCCTCTGCTGACCTGTGACCTCATGGATGGACGTGACGCCTTCCTGACTTTGGCCAGGGACAAGCACTGGGAGTTCAGCTCGCTCAGAAGATGCAAGTGGAGCTCCATGTGCATGCTGGTGGAGCTGCACAACCAGGGCCAGGACCGCTTTGTCTACACATGCAACGAATGCAAGCATCATGTGGAGACTCGCTGGCACTGCACTGTTTGTGAG GACTATGACCTGTGCATTAACTGCTACAACACTAAGGGCCACGAGCACCAGATGGTGAAGTGGGGCCTGGGTATCGATGATGACAGCAACAGTCAGAGCGGCGAGGCCTCAAAGAGTCCTCAGGAGAGTCGGCGCCTCAGCATCCAGCGCTGCATCCAGTCTCTGGTCCACGCCTGTCAGTGCAGGAACGCCAACTGCTCCCTCGCGTCCTGCCAGAAGATGAAGCGGGTGGTTCAGCACACTAAGGGCTGCAAGCGCAAGACCAATGGTGGATGCCCGGTGTGCAAGCAGCTGATTGCTTTATGCTGTTACCACGCCAAGCACTGTCAGGAGAACAAGTGTCCGGTTCCGTTCTGCCTCAATATCAAGCAGAAGCTTCGTCAGCAGCAGTTGCAGCACAGGCTGCAGCAGGCCCAGATGATGCGCCGTAGAATGGCCACCATGGCTGGAAGAGGTATGCCGATGCCATCTCCACCTACCTCAGCTGCTCCAGAAACCCCCACGTCTGTGCAGCAACCTAACACGCCCCAGACTCCACAACCCATGCCTAACCACCCTCAGCAACAGCAACCACCACCAAACCCCGGCAACATGGGCCAAGGGTTCCCCAGCAACGGTCGCAGCAGTCAGCCCTCCACGCCTGTGCCGCAAGGTAAACCTGGCCCACAGTCATCGCCGCTGCATCAGCAGCTGTCCCCTATGCCTAACATGCCGCATCAGCAGCaggctcctcctcctcagcagccgcagcaacagcagcagcagctgctggcaGCAATGAAAGTGGCACAACAGATCGAGATGGCGGCAAAggcaaagcagcagcagcagcagggttACGCCATGAACGGGATGCCCATGAACCAGTCACGCATGATGAACCCCATTCAGAACCAAATGCAGATGATGCCGGGTCCCCGGGGTCCCCAGGTGATGCAGACTGTGTCGCAGGGTCAGTGGGGTGTGGGAATGCAGAATGCCCAAGGCCATCAGCCACTGGTCCCTCCTCAGCAAGGCCCCATGGCCTCCCAGCAGGCTCAGGGAACCCCCATGTCTCAGCAGTCCCCACTCATGCAGAGGCCCATGATGCCACAGCAGTCGGGTCCCCAAATGCCTGGGGTCATGCCTCCTCAGGGGCCCCCCCAACAGGGAATGACACCGCAGCAGCAGCCAAACATGCCCCGGGTAATGCCTGGAAATATTACGCCAAGTGCCGTGCAGGAACTACTGCACACCCTCAAGTCTCCGAGCTCcccacagcaacagcagcaggtgCTGACCATCCTTAAGTCCAATCCCCACCTCATGGCGGCTTTCATCAAACAGAGAGCGGCCAAGTACCAGGCCAGCCAGGCGgtgccgcagcagcagcagcaacagcagcagcaacaagtccagcagcagcaacaggtcCAGCAGCAGAACCCTCAGGTCCTGCTGGGCTCCCAGCCTGGGATGCAGGCCATGGCAGCTATGAACCAAATGCAGAGGACCGGGATGGCTCCGCAGCAGCAGCCTCCTCAGCTGGTGGGCCCTCAGGGTATGCCCCCCATGGGTCCTCAAGGCCAGCTGATGAATACGGCTCAAAACGGAAGCCCTCAGTACCACAGACAGCTGCTCCGAATGCAGCAGATGCAGCAGCAGGGGGCCATGCCTCAGGGTCACAGCCAGTTCCCCACCCAGCAGCAGGGGCCCCCAGGCTTCTCCCAGCTCCGCGCGCATCAGCAGATGGCTATGCAAGGGGGCTCCGGTCCAATGGGGTCGGTTCCTCCCATGTCGCAGATGGGCCAGCCCGGCATGGGTATGGAAGGGATCCCGAACCACCTCAAGCAGCGCATGCTTCAGCATCAGATGATGAAGCAGCAGATGGGTTCTCCTGGGCAGGCCAACCCGATGAGTCCTCAACCTCATCTGCTGCAGGGCCAAGGCCAGACCGCAGCTCATCTATCTGGTCAGACCATGGCCAACACCCTGGGAAACCAGGTCCGCTCCCCGGCTCCGGTGCAGTCGCCCCGGCCGCCTTCCCAACAAGCCCCCCATTCCGGTTCCTCCCCACGGATACAACCCCAGCCTTCGCCGCAGCACGGGGCTCTCCACTCCAGCTCCCCTCACCCAAGCCTCGGCCCCATGTCAGGCTCTATGGACCAGGGACACATGGGAACGCCTGAGCAAAGCGCAATGCTCCCACAGCTGAACACACCAAACCGAGGAGGGCTGAGCAACGACATGAACATGGTGGGCGACACAACAGGAGACACGCTAGAGAGGTTTGTTGAAGGATTGTAG